A region of Saccopteryx leptura isolate mSacLep1 chromosome X, mSacLep1_pri_phased_curated, whole genome shotgun sequence DNA encodes the following proteins:
- the AWAT1 gene encoding acyl-CoA wax alcohol acyltransferase 1, with amino-acid sequence MPCFKQPNHFQSLLVLQWPLSYLTIFWIVLPLFIYLLFTPMWPLPALYFAWFLLDWKTPERGGRRSAWVRNWYIWTHMRDYFPIRILKTKELSPEQNYLMGVHPHGLLTFGAFCNFCTEATGFSKIFPGIIPHLATLSWFFKIPLIRDYIMAKGVCSVSQPSIDYLLSHGTGNLVGIVVGGVGEALQSVPNTTTLLLRNRKGFVRTALQHGAHLVPTFTFGETEVYDQVLYQEDSQMFNFQKHFRRLFGFYCCVFYGRGFRKGSAGLLPYPLPITTVVGEPLPVPKTEKPSQELVDKYHTLYMEALHKLFDQHKARFGISETQRLLFL; translated from the exons ATGCCTTGTTTCAAGCAGCCTAATCACTTCCAGAGTCTCTTAGTTCTGCAATGGCCCTTGAGCTACCTTACCATTT TTTGGATCGTGCTGCCATTGTTCATTTACCTGCTGTTTACACCCATGTGGCCGCTACCAGCCCTTTACTTTGCCTGGTTTTTATTGGATTGGAAGACACCAGAACGAG GTGGCAGGCGCTCCGCCTGGGTAAGGAACTGGTATATCTGGACTCACATGAGGGACTATTTCCCCATCAGG ATCCTGAAGACTAAAGAGCTGTCACCTGAGCAAAACTACCTCATGGGGGTCCACCCCCATGGCCTCTTAACCTTTGGCGCCTTCTGCAACTTCTGCACCGAGGCCACAGGCTTCTCGAAGATCTTCCCAGGCATTATTCCCCACTTGGCCACGCTGTCTTGGTTCTTCAAGATCCCCTTGATTAGGGACTACATCATGGCCAAAG GTGTGTGCTCTGTGAGTCAGCCATCCATCGACTACCTGCTGAGCCATGGCACTGGCAACCTTGTGGGCATTGTAGTGGGAGGGGTGGGTGAGGCCCTGCAAAGCGTGCCGAacaccaccacccttctcctCCGGAATCGCAAGGGGTTTGTGCGCACTGCCCTCCAGCATGG GGCTCATCTGGTCCCTACCTTCACTTTTGGAGAAACTGAGGTATATGATCAGGTGCTGTATCAAGAAGACAGCCAGATGTTTAACTTCCAGAAACACTTCCGCCGTCTCTTTGGTTTCTACTGTTGTGTCTTCTACGGACGAGGCTTCCGCAAAGGCTCTGCTGGGCTCCTGCCATACCCGCTGCCTATCACCACTGTAG TCGGGGAGCCTCTGCCAGTGCCCAAGACTGAGAAGCCGAGCCAGGAGCTGGTGGACAAATACCACACACTCTATATGGAAGCCCTGCACAAACTGTTTGACCAGCACAAAGCCAGGTTTGGCATCTCAGAGACCCAGCGGCTGCTTTTCTTGTGA